gttccacatgacttctatgacttatACGATGGATACGATTCATATGACGAATATAAAGAAATTAAATAAGACTTTTATTTCAGTGTGATTCTACATCAACACTGAAGGAAAAGTGTCCGAAATTTAACGTGGACTGACATTATATCGATCCGATTGCGAAGAGTATTTATCGTGAAGACAAAAGTAAGAAAATAACAAATTAATATGGTAGATTTTGTCACAGTCGGCTGTCTGGAGTTTTATGAATTCCAAAAATAAGCCGTTGGCACACTTTTGCTAAaacgaaatgtagaggcgctgcttgtttatagatgatactttcagcaagagctgtcaaatcggtaggacaattttaattacttcactTTTTTAACGATCTCTTATAAAAACGGACAAactcatatgaaaaatcgtagtagaagtggaagaaaaagtttttattctaAGGTGGTAATgatgatcttaatttattgtgcgaaaactaacgtttatttagaatgaaGCATTATATTTGGATCAATACCATAATTCAAATGCCCGGAAACAACAAATGAGGTATTTACAATAAATGGTACTtgatcgctaaacattctagtactcgagaaatcaactagtagtcgagaaatcaacactacactgatttctgtttaaaaaatattggtctgaaaaaaaacctaaactatttctgaaaattttcaatatttaattgtagtgtacactaaaaaaaagtagtagtaatcactttgaaatcgattttcttctactccgagtttacatttatttctgatatctacacagttcgaaaaattcttttgatttttcatcttatcagatgcacataaacaaAGCGTCATATtccacataaaattatattcaagaacatgtattattgtgtgatttgaaaataacatggctttaaaacgaatggaataaaaatcaaaagatcgacagcaacaacgcgacttgaaccgagaaacattagatcacaaagcacactagCCTCGACTGAGCCACtcgagcacatatctgcttggctggtaaatcgtgcatataaattcatacagtctcacttgctagccgagtgcaaattgctctcggagccagtaaatttctgtacgaaggaaatattgcgtcatttgagaagttaaatagtaatgaattgtatcgtttgtagaattatgtcacctgtaaaactcATAATTTCATTCTGTGTATTTGTAATATTGATTAAACgaaaaaatcgttgcaaataactactgccgatatgaaaattttcggaagaaccctTCTTTTCTTGATTGTCCGTAATGGTAATTCAGTTTCGTGGCAATGTTCCAATTCCCGACGGGCATTTGTCGGTTTCgggttcagaaaaaaatgatcaTTTTTAACGGGTACGCTTCGGGCTTGGGTTAATAAATTTGGTCGggtacttagaaaatttcgcagaattcggtaattttttaccgaattttcaacagctgaacgttcggcaatcagttcggtaattaaatcGATTAAATCGAacgtttatttttaatatttattaaaattatattaattggttatattggttgatcagggcagccggctaccgagaaaaatattaatttattgtttcttacattaatatcaagtgttttttacaatgtaatcaatataccgatatatgttaactatatgttaactttgtaatatcaacggatttgcgcaatagttgatttttatcattcgatttataattctgaaagacaatcaacaaCATGGagaaagaaaacattccaaataaaacttttctccgaagctagaaggaaattgataggttgaatgaggagttaatttagtaaaatagagttatcagaagtgaaacattgaaaatatctgataactgaaaggaaaaagaaactcctgcaattgtcgcctcttacgacatggaagcaggaacccagtggatctattcttggttcatttttttccgccggattccacacggcatctaggctggtactgtccggagagagctaataggtactatcaatctcctagtggaccccagtccCTACTATCATATGGAAAAgatttgaagtcgatttagaaaactttttacgggatTTCGCTCTTTCCAGtgataatataaaattttttgttggatgcggattaaattcaggaattacgtatgggaccacaggaccttttattttttgaacctaaggcggtcgcgccatctatgagaaaagttagaacacatattttcattttttgcactttttaccccataactccggaaccgggagtcggatccaaataatattgaggaattttgtatcggaccacaagacctttcatttgaataaaagtttgtgaaaatcggttcagccatctccgagaaaagttagtgcaaaaaaaaacctttacatacacacatacgcacatacacacacagaccttttgcgtactcggcgaactgagtcgaatggtatatgacactcggacctccgggcctcggttcaaaagtcggttttcacagtgattgcataacctttctatatgagaaagacaaaaaggtcTATTAAAATCTCTGGTTTGCACTCGTCCGAAATACAGCGCAAAAAAAAGTCGCGCAATGATAGATCCCTTCATCTACCGCCCACATCGAACAACGTGTTAATAATGTTGGCGGTCACAGTAACACAAGAACGGCATCCGAAGGAACGCAAACGTAGTAAACAACAATCCTCCGGCGGCGGCTATCACTCCTGCATGCTATCATTGCCTGCCATTCGAGGATGCGATGGCTCTATTCAAGTACCAGCAAGTGACTGATTGGGATCGTGTCAAAAGAACGGATGCCAAGCAAATCTTTCTTCTTCCCTGTTGGGCGTTAGTCTATGGAGTACAACACACCTGCCGtccgagttttttttattcaacacctTCATGCTGCTGCATTGTTTGAAATTCCTTGTGGAGAGAAATGTGTCGAGGCTTTACGGACGAATTTGATTTGGATTCCGCGTACTCGTTCAATTGATAAAGCAGTGCAGTTGTAATTGAATTTCTATTTTTTCTCGGAGAACTGTTATTAATCTTTTTCTACTACGATCTGCTACTAGCGGCACAGATATGTAATGTGCGAAAATGAATGGTGTGGGACTTTACTTCCCAGGATATGGGCTTCGTTGTGTAGCATGTTATTACATTGTGGATCATGGAGAAATAGGTTATGGAAAACGTTGCACTTGGGAGCGTTTAAATAAATTGGAAAAGCATTTACCAAGCGATTATGGGTTTTGGTTAGAAGGAAAAACGAAATTCAATGAGTCTATTCTTCCTTGTGAATAACGTTCAAAAGGTAACGTCGCACAATCGGTTACATAACAGCCTAGTCACAGTCACAATGGACTCAATACgtaattttttcaaagtatttACTTTGGATGAGATTTTGCGTGTACTCTCCttgaaacgacctccaaattttgtAAATTCGACTAACAATCTGCTTCCCTTTATTAGAACTCAAAcattctcaattggattggcgATGTTTTGTTGGTCATTCAACATCGGTTTTTGTTGAGcacttcaaaatttcaaatcgttttctatcaaatgtctacaaacagttccgtacgatatatttaaCACCAATTTAGACAGCTTTCGTGCAATCGTTGTCTTTGTTTTAACCGTTGTggtcatcttttttttttgcaaaaaagcaatattaataaactttgaaatacattttttaACACTCGCATATTTCTACAACAGATCAACATATTCATCCTTTTCCAACATCTTTCCGAAAGAATCGCGTCTTTGAAAATCATCGACATTTTTCTCTCAATCAACTTTTCTTCGGTTGCAACTTGAGTTTAATAGTTTTGGGATGCTTGCGAAGTTGAATCATCATAATTGCTCTGAATTTCCGATGCAGCCAGAACTTAAAAttgtcaatgaaagaaaccattccaacagcctcatttttcatattttactgtctcattcgtaaatgacagatactagaacaaacgaagagagacgaagcattctcgtttctcattgaacaaatgagagagtataactgccaacgtcactctttcctctatgacaagacgaaaccaaactaacgtttgcagagagcatcagcagaatttaaattctcattctttcatcgatgtattgaaaatctgttacGCTTGGCTTTAAAgattgactaaaatatgacaaatcgaagtaattacatctcagaacctctttggaaaccaaaactactacaaattccagcaccaacaggtaaaagtaattgtgaaacctttttcggtcgttttcgattctcaaagcttcggttgaataccgacactacacactatgggattttcactgaaaaccgcaaatgactgagagggcaaatgaaagagagaacacaatttcgaaactacttttccgcttatgtcattgactggacatggatttcgttctcatagtttgcaagcgaagctgagagtgacattaatttctcgtcattttcgtctattttgagtcaatgaaaatgacttttattagctctgctttCAACACAAAATTGCGTCCCTTGGTTCGGTACGTTTCGAGCATTCTAGTTCTGTACaaaaggttgttgattttttgtgcttccttgtaaatggtaaaagacggttCTTAGGACACTCTTCCGTTGGTCCTAAAAGAGAGATGTATGGAGCGCTTATTTCACCATATCTTCAAACCGCCTGCCAGATCAGAAACTTCTTCACAAATTTCGATCCTCTGGAACATCGATCTCAGGCTTAGCAACGAAATATACTTGCCGAGGAAGATATGTAACGGAAGTCAGCTTGGCGTAAGTTTCGTCACCCATCACGATGTGGGTATTCGCAGTGATGTTTGGCTTTTCATTCCGTTTTGGGGCTTTTTTGCTCCCTATAATCATGTAACCCAGCACATTTCGTGCACagaaaatgaatgaatttgaaatgatgaattttacaggtgacatgatTCGACACAGTTCTAATATGTTCCAGAAGCGCTCGTTCTAATAATGGTTTTCTTTTAAGTTCACTAAAACACGTCTAACACAGTTGGTTGCAAATAACAGAAGTGAGCCTCTAGCTCATTTATTAAGTTTGCTCATAATGACAGCAGTGTTGCGCGCTGCGCCGAAGTGTTGCTGAATACACTCTAAAGTGTAAGTAATAAGAATTCAATATACAATAGCTCTTCCTCCTTTAAAAAGAATGAACAATAATTCAAGTAAcaacaaaactcaaaaatattcgaacTCATTTTCGATTCTAGGTTTTCTAGCTCTTTTCGAACGCCTAGGTAGGCCAGTTAGCGCTACCGGATCTGGTGGGAATTTTCGTTTCCTACTTAATCTAAAAATTTGTGTATCAGGATCATTCGACGGTTGGATAGCATTTCGATCTGGTATTTGCCGGACATCGCTTCCATCTTGTGTTGTCACTATAGGTTCCTCGACAGTCAGGATTGGCCGACCAGTCTTGACCACTCGCATCGATGGTCTTGGCTGATATGGTGAACCTTGTTTATTCGTAACGATTCTTATTTGGCTTCGATGAACCGTAGTAGTCGCCTCGTTTCCAACCATGATCTGCAAAAATTTTTTAGAGCAATGTTTTAAAACTGATGCCTTAATCCATTTTCCACGTATATGAGACATATTGTGTTTATACCACACACTATCTCCTGGTGTCAGAGTATCTATTAGATCAGGCAGATCCGCCTTATTGTCATGATcagattttgtatcatcatcatttaaAGTATAAGTCGCTAACATTTTTTTATAGTGTTTCTTAGAGTTAACCAAACCGATTAACATTTTTGGAGTATAGAAAAATACTTTTTCAGAAGGAAAACTGCCCTCCATCGTCATATTATGGTTTCTATAATTTATTAGGAATAGATCTATCCGATCTTCCAAATTCAATTCTAGCATTCCCGGTTCCAATAAGAACTTTTTAAGAACATATTTTACCGTTCTTATCAGTCTCTCTGCCTGGCCATTACTAGCAGGATTATATGAAGGACTGTTTGAAACTTTTATACCCTGTCTATCCAGAAAACTTTTAAAGGAATGCGAGTTGAACGGAGGACCATTGTCAGATACTAAAACGTCTGGCAGTCCAAAACGAGCAAAGAATTCAAACAGTTCCATCAAAACTTCTGGAATACTGGTTCCTTTTCTTATAATCTCTTCCTCCACCCATTTAGAGAAATATGGTGtccattttgaaataatttgttGTTTTGTAACACTTGCCATACTTGCACAAACATAACAAGCAGCAAAAAACCTTTTAATAGTAGTGCTTAACCTATTCCAGTAAATTATGCGTCTTTTCATTTTTGCGTCACCAGTGTTACTTCTATTTGCCAATTTTATTATATCGGTTTGACTATTTTGTGAAATAATCACCCCAGCTTGAAATCTAGTTGCAAATACTGAATAAATGTCCTCTTTATCGAAAATCACCATTAACTTATCAAAATACTTCAAAACTGTTTGTTTCAAAAGAAAACGAACGTCATATACTGATTCAATCTTTGGAACGATACTTTTTCCAATcgaatcagttccaaaattgttTACCGGTTTACATAGTTTCTTGACACGTATATCAGAAAATGGAAATTTTAAATCAGTAATCAATGTTTCATTGTATATCTTTGTAATATTGTTCACTGGCATCCAATCGTCCAGGAAATAATTTCTCCAGTTGGGAAAGAAACCATCCAACCATGGTCGGCCCAATAATGGAATAAAATGATAACTACAATCAAGGACCAATAATCGCAATTTAGCTTTTCTTCCTTTATATTCAACCTTAACCTTAACTTCCCCGGATATCTTCAACCTGGAACCATTTATCACTATCAGTTGTTTAGAGCATTCAAATAAAGGAAGGCTGAATTTAGAAACAAACAATTCTTTTCCAATTACTGAAACAGAAGAACCACTGTCAACTTCCATCTGTAcaggaatattttcaatattaacATCCAATAAACATGGATTGCTTATCTTGTTTATGGAAGAAATGTTCATACACTGTAAATCACCTGAGATATTACCATCTGAGTCCGAATCTTGGATCCTCAAGCTATCTAATGGTTCTGCTGAATGGTTTGCACTGGTAATACATTCCTGTGCGTCAACACGATTAACCGTCTTGCCGCTCTCGTTCTTCCACTTGTAGCATTTCCTTCGCACATGTCCTCTACGTCCGCAATGATAGCAGATACGCTGATCAATCGGCCATTGTTGGTCGTCCATTTTGTATTGACCACGAGCTGAACTAGCCGACGAATCACGATGTTCAAAACGCTGTGAGTGAAACTGTACTCTCTGACTATCTTCCGCCGGTCGTATTTCAGGTCGAACACCAAGCCGACTTTTTACCGAACCGTGAAAATTTTGCTGAGCTCTCCTCATCCGTTGAATAACCGCACCTCTACCTTGAGTCAAAGGGTACCTAGTGTCCAGTGAAGCTACCAAATCGACATCGCTGTTCGTTAAAGCTTTTGAATGAGTAGCCGCCATTTCCCACGTAGCGATAATATTCTCCGCCTGTTCAAGCGTTAACTTGGAGCTATCCTCCGTAAAAAGACGATGCTTAAGCGAGCCATCAGACAACCCAACCAAAATACGATCAAGAATAAGACGATTCTTTTGCTCCCCAAATTCGCAATGTTCCGCTTGGAGTTTTAACGAAAATATAAAATCGCTTGCCGATTCTCCCGGTTGTTGCACCTTTGTGCCGAAATTATATCTTCGGAGCAAGACTGAATCAGTTTTATCAAGTCTCTCCTTAAGTTTTTGCACTAATACATCATACGACACTTCATCCATCATTGCTTCTGTGGGGTAGAGTTTTTCTGCCATACTGAACAAAAAATCTCCTCCCAAGATGAACATCTGATCTTTTTTATCATTATCTTTAACTTTGTTCACCCGGAAATGAACCGCCAAACGCTTTATCCAAGTGGCAAAAGATTGGCCCTTGCGGTAAGGTTCAATATTAGGGGCCACCATGTAGGACATTTTTGTCAAAATTCTGatcaaaatcaaatataaaGCAAAAATCTATCAATTTCAAATCACCACAAATTACAAGTTATATaaagtcaaaattttaaaacaataaaCTGTAAATATTTCTGTTACTCACCGGAATAAACCGTCACTCACACAAACGCAATGCCAAAGTCACGAAATTTTTCCGAAGAACCAAAGCAGCAATTAAATTGTTTCCGCAGCCAGATTTCTTCTGCTGTGCTAAATTGTACCTAACTCTCAAaataaagagaaaaaaacacTCTTAGTATAgtacaaaaacttttctttcCACCAAAAACTTcacaggaaaaaattttaattgtcCTCAAAACTGACGCcgcgagaaaaaaaattcaaaatggcgTATCACAATTAACAAAAGCGCTTATAATTTGCGAACAAAGCGGATGCGAACCAAAAACCACCTCTCAATAGtttcttttgttttaataaaaaaGTCACGCTTACCTTAAGCGTCGACACCGAATTTATCCACAGCTTCTGAAAATTGTCCAGAAATCGATTCCGCCGTTCCGCTGTTATTCCGAATTTATCCGCCGCCCGGAATTACTCCAACACCTTCCTCACGCCGAAATTTTCCTTGCGCCTTAGAAATGTGTCCGAAATCAGCTTCCTTTTCCTCGTCGCCACTAATATGTTCCAGAAGCGCTCGTTCTAATAATGGTTTTCTTTTAAGTACACTAAAACACGTCTAACACAGTTGGTTGCAAATAACAGAAGTGAGCCTCTAGCTCATTTATTAAGTTTGCTCATAATGACAGCAGTGTTGCGCGCTGCGCCGAAGTGTTGCTGAATACACTCTAAAGTGTAAGTAATAAGAATTCAATATACAATaagttcataactacttaacttgtcaaatgacgcaatatttcaTTAGTACATAATTTTACAGTCTTCGAATGTAATTTgccctcggctaccaagtgtcgctgtatggatttatatgtatcaattattcattaaattataAGGGCACACAATTTTTCCACGAATAATTTCTTGATTCGATGACATGACTGGAACAACTGTGTAAATAACTCATTCTTGCGTTTTCTACTACACCTGTGTGAGATTTAACATGTTGCCTTAATTACACTCAAATTCGACTAAAACAAAAAGGTCATTACATTGCTGGAGATGTAATCCGCCATGAATCTCTCGTTTTACACAAAAAactatagagtgacaatattttcTGGAATACTTTAATAAGTGCTTTTCCAGTTAACAGAATGAAGGGAAGTTAGCCTTTAAATGCATACTCCCCATCGTGTCGGAAAAGCTTCTCGAAGACCATCCGTAGGTGATACCATATTAGATTATCATATCGGAAGTATACATTTTCAAGTTTCGTCTTagattcatcagtgcattagcagttatgCTGAACTGCATATGCTGCTTCtcatttcaacataaactgctaagctAGGAGAACTTTCAACTGGATTCTTTGAAATGTTGAGTTTTGTATTACCACCCATCGTTTCGACGCTGTTGTTTTGCGACTTCTTTGTAGGAAAAACAGATTATTGGTCCTCGTCAACAACATTTATATCTCTATCGTGTCCTCTTGAAAACAAACCTGTAATACACTCGTTCGCCCGGCCTATTCAGAGCTAGTTTCTTGGTCTTATTTAAACTTGAGCACTAGTTGCGTCGAAGCCGCCAGTCGGAACGACCGTCTCGTTTACGCGATTTATTCAACGCTATTTATATTAACTTAGTTAGATCCAAACCAACGACAGTATACGAATCAGAATGATGTGGCGAAACCATATTAGTCAAAATCCGACTTATCCCAACTGATCAAAGAAAAAAGTGATtaattagtttatttttcacttgcgtgaattaataaattttacatttgCGCCCAGTTTACGGAAGAATATCGTAAAATTTATCCAGTGGGTACATCGAAACAAAAACTTCAATGCATTTTAAGTAATGGAGCCAACTAACTTTTCTGGAAATTTAATTCAGAGGATACAGAATAAAATTGGGGAAAATGATTTCAATCATATCTGAGAAATCGAGTTCCGTTCCGATATCTTTTaacaactatttccggtactttcggaacaaaAAATTATGACCGAGCATAACCGAAATAAGTTATTTACTATGAACAAATTAGTATATATAACGTTGGAGATTTTAAATCTCGTTACCTTGTAATCCGGGAACTAGGATCAGggtaatttcgtcgaaagccatttcgctgagTGCCATTTCgacgaaaaggtcatttcgccgaattcttcatTAATCTTAATATCGAGattgaaatgagatgaaaaacaaatgaaaaatgattaaGTTTACTCTTGTTTTTCTGACCTACAATTTAGTATTTGCCAAtaactgagtgcaattgaaaaaatattcaatgcGGTTTCGCCAtatagaaagaaataatgaaatttacacgacatgtaaatcaattgtaacatggaatagacatggattGAATTGagagtttgattgaaaaccatatcgatgcaaaactaaattgaattgtattgatattttaatgaatagaactgtatctttcaattatcgCTTAGTTTTGAGACAGAATTATATTGAAATGTACAGCATTGTAAAgcaactttatgtttaattgcctgctccaaatatgtgcatgaaaaaagatgtaaaatcacaaaatatttttatctgtgcacatcgttttgttcgtatgttaCCCGACtatgctaccgctcgttcggacctaactgaagcaaagaaacctagctttgagtaaatCGAGCAAACGAGGCGACTGCACCACATCAATTATCCAGGGgatataaaaacaaatagataTCTTTTatgaataaggagtgtatcgaaaataagctatccacaaatttttctttcaaattatgataaaaacaatatttttttcaatctaaaatttgatcctttattgtgcgATGTTAAACTTAAGCATAATGAAACCCGgattaaatttaagttattctttcatgaatttttgaacttatgatcgaacgctcttcatcaaattccggacaagtgtggtattgcattttttttacgcTTGAgccaaaattttatttgaactcCTGCAAGTTCCCAGctaccttaccagtcttcttgaagactctcttcacgattgcccagtaacgttcgatgggtcgaagctgagggcaatttggtggattgacatttttctcaaatttatacccttttccgcaagcaaaTTGGGAGTGGTTTTGGTATAGTGAGCCttcgctaaatccggccaaaacagtgaaggtgtactatgcttcttatataaaggcagcaatctcttctggagacacttagatcgatagatttctgcatttatagttccggtagtgtaaaaaaatggttgacttaaaaccacaggaacatattgcttgccataccagtacctttcgaccgaatttctccacttgaatcgatctgTACGCATcattcacatcctccccaacaacaATAGTAAAGTATTGTTGACCTGGAAAGGTTTTTTgactcctcctttacataactcTCATCGTCCataaaaacgcatgcatccggacactgaaaaagacgcgaatacaatttccgggcccttattgctgctcgcttcttctgttctacacattttttcgagattttctgcttcttgtaggccttcaggtgatttcgcctcttgatacgctggatcattccgacac
This genomic window from Malaya genurostris strain Urasoe2022 chromosome 1, Malgen_1.1, whole genome shotgun sequence contains:
- the LOC131440327 gene encoding uncharacterized protein LOC131440327 isoform X2, coding for MSYMVAPNIEPYRKGQSFATWIKRLAVHFRVNKVKDNDKKDQMFILGGDFLFSMAEKLYPTEAMMDEVSYDVLVQKLKERLDKTDSVLLRRYNFGTKVQQPGESASDFIFSLKLQAEHCEFGEQKNRLILDRILVGLSDGSLKHRLFTEDSSKLTLEQAENIIATWEMAATHSKALTNSDVDLVASLDTRYPLTQGRGAVIQRMRRAQQNFHGSVKSRLGVRPEIRPAEDSQRVQFHSQRFEHRDSSASSARGQYKMDDQQWPIDQRICYHCGRRGHVRRKCYKWKNESGKTVNRVDAQECITSANHSAEPLDSLRIQDSDSDDHGWKRGDYYGSSKPNKNRYE
- the LOC131440327 gene encoding uncharacterized protein LOC131440327 isoform X1, encoding MSYMVAPNIEPYRKGQSFATWIKRLAVHFRVNKVKDNDKKDQMFILGGDFLFSMAEKLYPTEAMMDEVSYDVLVQKLKERLDKTDSVLLRRYNFGTKVQQPGESASDFIFSLKLQAEHCEFGEQKNRLILDRILVGLSDGSLKHRLFTEDSSKLTLEQAENIIATWEMAATHSKALTNSDVDLVASLDTRYPLTQGRGAVIQRMRRAQQNFHGSVKSRLGVRPEIRPAEDSQRVQFHSQRFEHRDSSASSARGQYKMDDQQWPIDQRICYHCGRRGHVRRKCYKWKNESGKTVNRVDAQECITSANHSAEPLDSLRIQDSDSDGNISDHGWKRGDYYGSSKPNKNRYE